A single Anopheles maculipalpis chromosome 3RL, idAnoMacuDA_375_x, whole genome shotgun sequence DNA region contains:
- the LOC126562054 gene encoding fatty acyl-CoA reductase wat-like, with the protein MVSLEEFRAYRSPLKDFYDGKYVLLTGGSGFLGKLLIEKLIKCNVAEILLILRRKKGLSPSDRLEQLLGKEAVFVNYANDPQLYLSKIRLIEGDISEVGVGISNDDMEYIYERANIIIHAAADVRFDESLRESIQTNVRGTQEMLRIAERCRKLEIFTYISTAFSHCVLGVIEEKFYEPPLDPTVLIKVSEKQDDVDNFELLCKKIIEPWPNTYAFTKSLSEEIVRRYKSKLPVAIIRPSIITTTMKDPIPGWTDNLYGFNGVVCGAATGVLRIFHIHMDYKASIVPADTVINSTLAVTWYAANNRAEDNVFNCTTDDNPVSWRETQHQLEAWKDRIPFDKSLWITTYNTTRFKLVADILSIFYHVLPALFFDAILKLRGQKPQVLKLYRKVHRFSAVLRFFTNNEWCFRTGRMRRVLDAMASEDERFFPCDAKAIQWNDFLDHQIKGLRQYLMRDPWSTLEKSLKRHRMRIFMHWCFIGVLYTGIVFVVLKLLHAYGFIDFQGINESNAEECLAEEVV; encoded by the exons ATGGTGAGCTTGGAAGAGTTTCGTGCGTATCGTTCACCGTTGAAGGATTTCTACGACGGGAAGTACGTGCTGCTAACCGGTGGTAGTGGCTTTCTAGGGAAGCTGTTGATCGAGAAGCTTATCAA ATGCAACGTTGCGGAAATACTGTTGATCCTTCGACGAAAGAAGGGACTCAGTCCGTCCGACCGACTGGAGCAGCTGCTCGGGAAGGAGGCTGTGTTCGTGAACTATGCCAACGATCCACAGCTGTACTTGTCCAAGATTCGACTGATTGAAGGTGACATCAGTGAGGTTGGCGTTGGCATCTCGAACGATGATATGGAGTACATTTACGAGCGTGCAAACATTATCATCCATGCTGCTGCCGATGTCCGATTTGATGAATCGCTTAGAGAATCGATCCAGACGAATGTGCGTGGAACGCAGGAGATGCTACGGATTGCCGAAAGGTGTCGCAAGCTAGAG ATATTCACCTACATTTCAACGGCCTTTTCTCACTGTGTGTTGGGAGTTATCGAGGAGAAGTTCTACGAACCTCCGCTCGATCCGACCGTTCTAATTAAGGTGTCGGAAAAACAGGACGACGTAGATAACTTCGAGCTGCTCTGTAAGAAGATTATTGAGCCGTGGCCCAATACGTATGCCTTTACAAAGTCTCTCTCGGAGGAGATTGTGCGACGATACAAAAGCAAGCTTCCAGTAGCGATCATTCGACCCTCAATCA TAACAACAACCATGAAGGATCCCATTCCCGGCTGGACGGATAATTTGTACGGTTTCAATGGAGTAGTATGTGGAGCGGCAACCGGTGTCCTGCGGATTTTTCACATCCACATGGACTACAAAGCGAGCATTGTTCCGGCGGACACAGTCATCAACTCGACGCTTGCCGTCACCTGGTACGCCGCCAACAATCGAGCCGAGGACAATGTGTTCAATTGCACCACCGATGATAATCCAGTAAGTTGGCGTGAAACGCAACACCAGCTGGAAGCATGGAAAGATCGTATTCCGTTCGATAAATCGCTATGGATAACGACGTATAACACGACCCGCTTCAAGCTGGTGGCGGACATTTTGTCCATCTTCTACCACGTGCTTCCGGCACTCTTCTTCGACGCGATACTGAAACTTCGTGGTCAAAAACCTCAGGTACTAAAGCTTTACCGTAAGGTGCACCGGTTTTCGGCAGTGTTACGATTCTTCACCAATAACGAGTGGTGCTTCCGGACGGGGCGTATGCGTCGCGTACTGGATGCAATGGCGTCTGAGGATGAGCGATTTTTCCCCTGTGATGCAAAGGCGATCCAGTGGAACGATTTCTTAGACCATCAGATAAAGGGTTTGCGCCAGTACCTGATGAGGGATCCGTGGAGTACGTTGGAGAAGTCGTTAAAGCGTCATCGGATGCGAATCTTCATGCATTGGTGCTTTATCGGAGTGTTGTATACAGGGATTGTATTCGTTGTCTTGAAGTTATTGCACGCTTATGGATTTATAGATTTTCAAGGAATAAACGAAAGCAACGCTGAAGAGTGTTTAGCGGAGGAGGTGGTGTGA
- the LOC126560962 gene encoding uncharacterized protein LOC126560962, which produces MDLRANEEMGHNNELTMTEERKITSTPVMEFYRDKCVLITGGTGFIGRLLIEKLLRINVRQIILLSRPKKGKTAQQRCDDLFSSIVFMNLKKDCPNFIDRVKLVDADLQHPSLGLSDESIEYIVNNAQIVLHAASDVRFDQALKKAIEVNVRGTRDLLRIAEKIVNLELFVYISTAYSNCPQGLIKEQFYTPPSEPEKMIQLVEAMDERFEEHMNKTVNDFIHPWPNTYVYTKALTEDVVRQYGELLPIAVVRPSIVIATNEEPIGGWTDNIYGLNGVIAGIALGIIRIMHVDDNNKADIIPADIVVNAVLAAGWQTYVERFIYHHLRKSDRPLPEAKTNGELKGVAKPRTKIYNCVTGNDNPISYQKIYEYSIEVGKHCPPKKSLWIVCHNTTTNKYMYEFYKLIYHLLPALLIDTYLRVIRRTPRVMDLYRKVHKFATVIEYFANGRWTFENDNMKSLREKLSPDDQIMFPCNIQKIEWADYFWTYIHGLRKHIANEPLENLDEAIKRHKQMRIVHYFILAAYYSVWALMFYYLFKAVGMLVSISKMSLQEFKENHSAVKDFYEGKTVLLTGGSGFLGKLFIEKWIKCGVREILLLLRAKKGITPEERLKALLKKEAVFVNYQQQPELYLSKLKVIEGDISKPGLAISNDDLDYVIKNTNIILHSAADVRFDASMKESVETNVRGTDHLLKIAENCENLEVFVHVSSAFSQCIHETVEEKFYKPNIDPLELIKLIENEPHLDEFEAVSKKIVEPWPNTYAFTKALAEEVVRQRRTKLPIAIVRPSIVTSTYADPIPGWTDNFYGFNGVVSGAGTGVLRIFHIHDEYKANIIPADIVINGTLVAAYYAAKHPQEENVFNCTMDENYTTWGDIRNDCLSQKGVVAVKKSLWIPTYNTTRYYYVASFLQIFYHLIPAVFFDLIMRFRGEKPQILRLYRKVHRFSDVLRFFTNHQFKFATKRMRHVLDGMEIVDRYLFPCDMKSVVWSKFGVNHIRGCRVYLLGEPWDTNEEALRIHKRRQLIHWCMLGLIYSCYVVVALRLLEAAGVPDLRSFVGCTEFSRIF; this is translated from the exons ATGGATCTGCGAGCGAACGAAGAGATGGGCCACAACAACGAGCTTACGATGACGGAGGAACGCAAGATAACGTCCACACCGGTGATGGAATTCTATCGCGACAAGTGTGTCCTGATCACCGGAGGTACCGGCTTTATTGGTCGTCTACTGATCGAGAAGCTGCTTAG AATAAACGTGCGACAGATTATCCTGCTCTCGAGGCCCAAGAAGGGTAAGACGGCGCAGCAGCGTTGTGACGATCTGTTCAGCAGCATCGTGTTTATGAACCTCAAGAAAGACTGCCCAAACTTCATCGATCGTGTTAAGCTGGTCGATGCCGATCTGCAGCATCCGTCGCTCGGATTGTCGGACGAATCGATCGAGTACATCGTCAACAATGCACAGATTGTGTTGCACGCCGCCTCGGACGTACGTTTCGACCAGGCGCTGAAGAAAGCGATCGAAGTGAATGTGCGAGGTACGCGCGATCTGCTGCGCATCGCCGAGAAGATCGTCAATCTGGAGCTGTTTGTGTACATTTCCACGGCGTACTCGAACTGTCCGCAAGGGTTGATCAAGGAACAGTTCTATACGCCACCGTCCGAGCCGGAAAAGATGATCCAGCTGGTGGAAGCGATGGACGAACGGTTCGAGGAGCACATGAACAAAACGGTCAACGACTTCATCCACCCGTGGCCGAACACATACGTCTATACGAAGGCGCTCACGGAGGACGTTGTACGGCAGTACGGGGAGCTACTTCCAATCGCCGTCGTTCGTCCATCTATTG TGATCGCCACCAACGAGGAACCGATCGGTGGCTGGACGGACAACATCTACGGGCTGAACGGTGTGATTGCGGGCATTGCGCTGGGCATCATTCGTATCATGCACGTCGATGACAACAACAAGGCGGACATCATACCGGCGGACATTGTCGTGAATGCGGTGCTCGCGGCCGGATGGCAAACCTACGTAGAACG TTTTATCTATCATCACCTTAGGAAAAGTGATCGACCGTTACCGGAGGCGAAAACGAACGGGGAGCTCAAGGGTGTGGCTAAGCCGCGGACCAAAATTTACAACTGTGTCACCGgaaacgacaatcctatctcGTACC aaaaaatctaCGAGTACTCCATCGAGGTGGGTAAACATTGTCCACCGAAGAAATCGCTTTGGATCGTGTGTCACAATACGACGACGAACAAGTATATGTACGAGTTCTACAAGCTGATTTATCATCTACTGCCAGCGTTGCTGATTGATACGTACCTGCGAGTGATCAGACGTACACCAAG AGTTATGGACCTTTATAGAAAGGTGCACAAATTCGCTACGGTAATCGAGTACTTTGCCAACGGCCGATGGACATTTGAGAACGATAATATGAAGTCTTTGAGAGAAAA GTTATCACCCGATGATCAGATAATGTTCCCGTGCAACATACAAAAGATCGAATGGGCCGACTACTTCTGGACGTACATTCACGGACTTCGTAAGCACATTGCGAACGAACCTCTAGAGAACCTAGACGAAGCGATCAAACGCCACAAGCAGATGCGGATAGTGCACTACTTCATACTGGCCGCGTACTACTCAGTGTGGGCGTTGATGTTTTACTACCTCTTCAAAGCGGTGGGCATGTTGGTCT CGATCAGCAAAATGAGCTTGCAGGAGTTTAAGGAGAACCATTCCGCTGTAAAAGATTTTTACGAAGGGAAAACCGTACTCCTTACCGGTGGGAGTGGATTTTTGGGAAAGCTATTTATCGAGAAATGGATCAA GTGTGGAGTGAGGGAGATTCTTCTGCTGTTGCGTGCCAAGAAAGGTATTACTCCGGAGGAGCGTCTTAAGGCATTGCTGAAGAAGGAAGCAGTGTTTGTGAACTACCAGCAACAGCCGGAACTCTATTTGTCGAAGCTAAAGGTGATCGAAGGGGACATCAGTAAGCCAGGACTAGCGATCAGCAACGACGATCTGGACTACGTGATCAAAAACACCAACATAATTCTTCATTCAGCGGCCGATGTGAGATTTGACGCGTCGATGAAGGAATCGGTGGAAACGAATGTACGTGGTACGGATCATTTACTAAAGATCGCGGAAAACTGTGAAAATCTTGAG GTGTTTGTGCATGTATCGAGTGCATTCTCGCAGTGCATTCATGAGACGGTGGAGGAAAAATTCTACAAGCCCAATATCGATCCTCTGGAGCTGATAAAATTGATCGAAAACGAGCCGCACCTGGACGAGTTTGAAGCTGTGTCGAAAAAGATAGTTGAACCATGGCCAAACACGTACGCATTCACGAAGGCTCTCGCTGAAGAAGTTGTCCGGCAACGACGAACTAAGCTACCCATTGCTATCGTTCGTCCTTCAATTG TTACTTCAACCTATGCTGATCCAATCCCCGGATGGACGGACAACTTTTACGGCTTTAACGGTGTAGTTAGTGGGGCCGGTACAGGCGTCCTGAGAATCTTCCACATCCACGACGAATACAAAGCCAACATTATACCGGCAGATATAGTGATTAATGGCACGTTGGTAGCGGCATACTACGCGGCCAAACATCCGCAGGAAGAGAACGTGTTTAACTGCACGATGGACGAGAACTACACCACGTGGGGAGACATCCGGAACGATTGCCTCTCGCAGAAGGGTGTGGTGGCGGTGAAGAAATCCCTCTGGATACCGACCTACAACACGACCCGGTATTACTATGTGGCGAGCTTTCTGCAAATCTTCTACCATCTGATACCGGCCGTATTTTTCGATCTGATCATGCGCTTCCGCGGGGAAAAGCCACAAATCTTGCGCCTCTATCGGAAGGTGCACAGATTTTCCGATGTGCTACGCTTCTTCACGAACCATCAGTTCAAGTTCGCAACCAAACGGATGCGTCACGTGCTCGATGGGATGGAGATTGTTGATCGGTATCTTTTTCCGTGCGATATGAAGTCGGTGGTTTGGAGCAAGTTTGGCGTGAATCACATCCGGGGCTGTCGGGTGTACCTGCTTGGAGAGCCTTGGGATACCAATGAGGAGGCGCTTCGAATTCATAAACGACGTCAGTTGATACATTGGTGTATGTTGGGGCTGATCTACTCGTGCTATGTGGTCGTTGCTCTGCGATTGCTGGAAGCGGCCGGTGTGCCAGATTTGAGAAGCTTCGTAGGATGTACCGAATTTTCtaggattttttga
- the LOC126562108 gene encoding putative sodium-coupled neutral amino acid transporter 11, translated as MEAATKKNTVSEFSYMLQRQGSDDSAEVNAFDDINSLVKREANPAKATETLSSLPQASFNYINSIVGSGVIGIPYALHRAGFGLGLFLLVIVAVITDYSLILMVRCGHLSGRFSYPGVMEAAYGKGGYYLLSLLQFMYPFLAMISYNVVVGDTLSKVLVRFAPSWGSSMGMVRFGVVLVVTIFVIIPLCLYKNVSRLAKASFLSLACVVLILMAVVYRLLSGDYGVVPNTPESWRFAHSDLIPAVGIMAFAFMCHHNTFLVYQSMQNATMERWEKVTHISVGFAWLVAALFGIAGYCTFRALSQGDLLENYCWDDDLMNFARVLFSISILLTFPIECFVSREIIRTQIKRFYSQEVIEYDTDKDPSHVTGEEDDRKSMITTLVIVFSAFIISPYTECLGPVLELNGLLAAIPLAYVLPGLAYIQLSPHSLFSQEKLPAAGLVLFGTIVTISGAAILMPNLIGDCRTGIIMGYCKDDELALNGTSFIASTMDPNCATDKV; from the exons ATGGAAGCAGCCACCAAGAAGAACACCGTGTCCGAGTTCAGCTATATGCTGCAACgacaa GGTAGCGACGATTCGGCTGAAGTGAACGCTTTCGATGACATCAACTCATTGGTGAAG CGTGAGGCGAACCCGGCCAAAGCTACCGAGACGTTATCATCGCTACCGCAAGCTTCCTTCAACTACATCAACTCCATCGTCGGCAGTGGCGTCATCGGTATACCGTATGCTTTGCACAGGGCCGGGTTCGGATTAGGACTGTTTCTGCTAGTGATTGTGGCAGTCATCACGGACTATTCGTTGATTTTAATG GTACGATGCGGCCACCTGAGTGGAAGGTTCAGCTATCCCGGTGTGATGGAGGCCGCATACGGCAAGGGTGGATACTATCTGCTATCGTTGCTGCAATTTATGTACCCTTTTTTAG CGATGATATCGTACAACGTCGTTGTGGGCGATACGCTGTCGAAGGTGCTGGTACGCTTCGCACCGTCCTGGGGCAGTTCCATGGGTATGGTGCGGTTCGGCGTGGTGCTCGTCGTGACCATTTTCGTCATCATACCGCTGTGTCTGTACAAGAACGTGTCCCGGCTGGCGAAGGCAAGCTTTCTCAGCCTTGCCTGTGTGGTGCTCATCCTGATGGCTGTCGTTTACAGGCTTCTATCGGGTGATTATGGAGTCGT CCCCAACACACCAGAATCTTGGCGATTTGCACACAGTGATCTGATTCCGGCCGTTGGCATAATGGCTTTCG CATTCATGTGCCACCACAACACATTTCTGGTGTACCAATCGATGCAGAACGCGACCATGGAGCGATGGGAAAAGGTGACACACATTTCCGTCGGGTTCGCATGGCTAGTGGCGGCACTGTTCGGTATCGCTGGCTACTGCACCTTCCGTGCACTCTCACAAG GTGATCTACTGGAAAACTATTGCTGGGATGACGATTTGATGAACTTTGCCCGTGTGCTGTTCTCCATCTCGATTCTGCTCACGTTTCCGATCGAATGCTTTGTGTCGCGAGAAATCATTCGCACCCAAATCAAGCGTTTTTACTCGCAGGAGGTGATTGAGTATGATACGGATAAGGATCCAAGTCACGTCACCGGCGAGGAGGATGATCGGAAATCGATGATCACTACGCTGGTGATTGTGTTTTCGGCGTTCATCATTTCACCCTACACGGAATGTCTTGGGCCAGTTCTGGAACTGAAC GGTCTTCTTGCCGCCATACCACTAGCATACGTTTTACCTGGACTGGCCTACATTCAGCTAAGCCCCCACTCGTTATTCAGCCAGGAAAAGCTTCCCGCCGCCGGTTTGGTGCTGTTCGGAACGATCGTCACTATTTCAGGTGCGGCAATTCTGATGCCAAATTTAATCGGGGACTGTCGGACGGGCATCATCATGGGCTACTGCAAGGATGATGAGCTGGCACTGAACGGAACATCGTTTATAGCATCCACCATGGATCCAAACTGTGCTACGGACAAGGTCTAA